A single genomic interval of Aedes aegypti strain LVP_AGWG chromosome 1, AaegL5.0 Primary Assembly, whole genome shotgun sequence harbors:
- the LOC5572031 gene encoding uncharacterized family 31 glucosidase KIAA1161 produces the protein MFRILIIFLPFITTVVLASNYTLSFRSSNVVANLDTTTRKLIVERNGKPVQTILMNHDIESDAAFGLLDNGFKLLNADREVTEFTIDWDGEDFSLFTVARRSRHHSRIVVDCLKLGVDVNWFGGPMQALQYWPVQKQKFNEYSYINKADDSCCIAERYWLNSLGSFVFVDEDAPLFIDQNYGQPGYLCLEAKKSLPFDIYDDTYSFVYQIGIGRDARGAHMGAIQKILGRPSGHPAEAMVKYPIWSSWARFKKEINDSVLYVYANDIYKYGWSNGQIEIDDDWEMCYGSLQPDSLKFPRMRHTVGVLKAKGFPRITLWVHPFINRDCEAVYSEALRNDYLVRNHDGQTEAQWWNSEPDGSVHLDFTKSEVAEWFTERLKSIQTEFGVNGFKFDGGEPNYMPADPVLNGPRSKHPFLITDGYLRTVAKFENLAEVRSARRTQDLPIFVRMNDKSSAWGWSNGLQTLIPTLLMMNMVGYPFVLPDMVGGNGYFNQYPSKEMFIRWLQATVFMPSIQFSYVPWEYDEETVRISKKMTDLHEKITPKIMERFKLAVSDGHPVNPPIWWVSPDDFEAQKVFDQFMLGEDIIAAPVVQNNVRARDIYLPKGEWVDGNIATVYVGPRWIRNYTVPLNILPYFVRKGVKIH, from the exons ATGTTTCGCATCCTCATCATCTTTCTACCGTTCATTACCACTGTCGTACTTGCATCCAATTACACCTTATCATTCCGATCCAGCAATGTAGTGGCGAATCTCGATACCACAACCAGGAAACTAATTGTGGAACGCAATGGAAAACCAGTGCAAACGATTCTCATGAATCACGATATCGAATCTGATGCTGCCTTCGGACTGCTAGATAACGGATTCAAGTTACTGAACGCTGACAGGGAAGTTACCGAGTTCACCATCGACTGGGATGGAGAGGACTTCTCGCTGTTCACCGTTGCACGGCGAAGTCGCCATCACTCCCGAATTGTAGTGGATTGCCTCAAACTCGGCGTGGATGTAAACTGGTTCGGTGGACCGATGCAGGCCTTGCAGTACTGGCCGGTCCAGAAACAGAAGTTCAACGAGTACTCCTACATCAATAAAGCCGACGATAGCTGTTGCATTGCGGAACGGTACTGGTTGAACTCGCTGGGATCCTTTGTCTTCGTGGACGAAGATGCTCCCCTGTTTATCGATCAGAACTATGGTCAACCGGGTTATCTGTGTTTGGAGGCGAAGAAATCGCTGCCGTTCGACATCTACGACGATACGTACTCTTTCGTGTACCAGATTGGGATTGGTAGAGACGCACGGGGAGCTCACATGGGAGCTATTCAGAAGATCCTAGGCAGGCCGAGTGGTCATCCAGCGGAAGCAATGGTCAAGTATCCGATTTGGTCGAGTTGGGCTCGcttcaaaaaggaaatcaacgATTCCGTGCTCTACGTGTATGCGAATGACATCTACAAATACGGCTGGAGCAATGGGCAGATAGAAATCGACGACGACTGGGAGATGTGCTACGGATCGCTGCAGCCCGATAGTTTGAAGTTTCCTCGCATGAGACACACCGTTGGGGTGTTGAAGGCGAAGGGTTTTCCCAGGATTACACTTTGGGTGCATCCATTCATCAACAGGGATTGCGAAGCAGTGTACTCCGAGGCACTTCGCAACGACTATCTGGTCAGAAACCACGACGGACAGACGGAAGCGCAATGGTGGAACAGTGAACCGGATGGGTCGGTGCATTTGGACTTTACTAAGTCGGAGGTTGCGGAATGGTTTACAGAACGTCTGAAATCCATTCAAACGGAATTTGGCGTCAACGGGTTTAAATTTGATGGAGGCGAACCCAATTATATGCCGGCGGATCCAGTGTTAAACGGTCCTCGCTCCAAGCATCCGTTTTTAATTACGGACGGATATCTTAGGACGGTGGCCAAGTTCGAAAACCTGGCGGAAGTTCGTTCGGCTCGTCGAACTCAAGATCTACCGATCTTCGTTCGGATGAACGACAAATCTTCCGCGTGGGGATGGTCGAATGGGCTTCAGACGTTGATTCCCACACTGCTGATGATGAACATGGTCGGGTATCCGTTCGTGTTGCCGGATATGGTCGGCGGGAACGGTTACTTCAATCAATATCCTAGTAAGGAGATGTTCATCAGGTGGCTGCAGGCCACCGTATTTATGCCAAGCATTCAGTTTTCCTACGTGCCGTGGGAGTATGACGAGGAGACTGTGCGGATTTCCAAGAAAATGACCGATTTACATGAGAAAATTACTCCGAAGATCATGGAGAGATTTAAGCTTGCTGTATCCGACGGTCATCCAGTGAATCCACCCATCTGGTGGGTGTCTCCAGATGATTTTGAGGCCCAGAAGGTGTTTGATC AGTTCATGCTTGGAGAGGACATCATTGCTGCGCCGGTCGTTCAGAACAATGTCCGGGCTAGGGATATCTACCTGCCTAAGGGAGAATGGGTCGATGGGAATATTGCTACCGTTTACGTTGGACCTCGATGGATTCGGAACTACACGGTACCATTGAATATTCTGCCGTATTTCGTGAGAAAGGGTGTCAAAATTCACTAA
- the LOC5572030 gene encoding PCI domain-containing protein 2 homolog — MNLYHYLNSVQRVWNAGEGQAVARLLSLSDQHVNNSTLHVEYPETAVDRQLESPLDEVVSCHLKVLFYLTKEPRNYSEAYKQQTNCIQAVVKMLQVMKDENWFLPIMYTVAIDLRRLAAKCEEQLKTSKPGEILEKAAECLMACFRVCAADNRASDQDTKRLGMLNLVNQLFKVYFRINKLNLCKPLIRAIDSSNFKDSFSLAQRITYKYFAGRKAMFDSDYKNADEYLSFAFEHCPRKFTKNKRLILTYLVPVKMLLGYMPRKEVLERYNMLQFYELTVALKEGNVRRFDEVIQKHEAFFINAGIYLIVEKLKILAYRNLFKKVYLILQTHQIDLNAFLTALQWVGEEELTMDETHCIVANLIYEGRIKGYISHQHNKLVVSKQNPFPNVIVN; from the exons ATGAATCTTTACCACTACCTCAACTCGGTGCAGCGGGTTTGGAATGCCGGGGAGGGACAGGCCGTGGCCCGGTTACTGTCCCTGTCGGACCAACACGTCAACAATTCGACTCTGCACGTGGAATACCCGGAGACGGCCGTTGATCGACAGTTGGAATCTCCGCTGGATGAAGTCGTTTCCTGCCATCTGAAGGTGCTGTTCTATCTCACAAAAGAAC CACGCAACTACAGCGAGGCCTACAAGCAGCAAACGAACTGCATCCAGGCCGTGGTCAAGATGCTTCAGGTGATGAAGGACGAAAACTGGTTCCTCCCGATCATGTACACTGTGGCCATCGATCTCCGGCGATTGGCCGCCAAATGCGAGGAGCAGCTCAAAACGTCCAAACCCggagaaattctggaaaaagcCGCCGAGTGCCTGATGGCCTGCTTCCGGGTTTGTGCAGCGGATAATCGCGCCTCCGATCAGGACACCAAACGACTGGGAATGCTGAACCTGGTCAATCAGCTGTTCAAGGTGTACTTCCGGATCAACAAGCTCAATCTGTGCAAACCGCTGATTCGAGCGATCGACAGTTCCAATTTCAAGGATTCGTTCAGTCTGGCGCAGAGAATCACGTACAAATACTTTGCCGGAAGGAAAGCCATGTTCGATTCGGACTACAAAAATGCGGATGAGTATTTGAGTTTCGCGTTCGAACACTGTCCGAGAAAGTTCACCAAGAACAAGCGACTAATCTTAACCTATTTGGTCCCGGTGAAGATGCTTCTGGGATACATGCCTCGGAAGGAAGTCCTGGAGCGGTACAATATGCTCCAATTCTACGAGTTGACCGTTGCTCTGAAGGAAGGAAACGTGAGGCGGTTCGACGAGGTCATCCAGAAGCACGAGGCGTTCTTTATCAACGCTGGAATCTACCTCATCGTGGAGAAGCTGAAGATTCTCGCCTACCGGAATCTGTTCAAGAAGGTGTACCTGATCCTGCAGACGCACCAAATCGATTTGAATGCATTTTTGACGGCCCTGCAGTGGGTGGGCGAGGAAGAGCTGACGATGGACGAAACGCACTGCATCGTGGCCAATCTGATCTACGAGGGACGGATCAAGGGATACATCAGCCATCAGCATAATAAGCTGGTGGTTTCGAAGCAGAACCCCTTCCCGAATGTCATTGTGAATTAG